A genomic region of Miscanthus floridulus cultivar M001 chromosome 3, ASM1932011v1, whole genome shotgun sequence contains the following coding sequences:
- the LOC136541460 gene encoding uncharacterized protein, with the protein MSDDDDDGVEPQIEDVNGYYFEDGEGEPVCFSILPFQFGENDNEAAFSRKNVFLHGFADKSLRVYKEVVAWKMRLDSEQPNIYVLSIQHKWIKLLKPRKCYGEFVRSILITVQMLHFVRRGGQRSSLNHLWDHLDEVFGKYNPKPAADDLMKHHTLIKLFVEKDQTLMKSKILQRLIENGFERTKKALGLEAQFIVSGGRHVRKNDDNNYGNKDDSGDDCDDGDGSSDDGDDSSDDDDDNIDDDDESSDDDGTDQICAICDDGGKLLSCEGPCKRSFHPAEKDGRESKCETLGYTSAEVKRIGTYLCANCKNRQHQCFRCGELEPSHGPNAKVFQCNQASCGYFYHPKCIAQLLDPNATDGACELERRIMAGMSFPCPIHWCFKCGRMENKTQRALQLAVCRRCPRAYHRECFPRELSLGAKDKDVNPRAWKLSKTIFIYCLDHEIDKDTGAASRNHIKFPTTPECTKTKELGNSKGRMTGKRRKNTDQSTKPTELSNWLCGAESEQADNVGAKSTSPQIVVEPHCAAKLLKGDPQIEQSIIGVAASQNGAETMKGHEKQFGISSCVPSTETEKRVTCLAGTPYDGPSTKGMSDCSVQDTPVDKDVELDNVACRITDDKYANGREKTQEDYTRKETGHHKDSSENQGQNDVLELDNLWVEIQADGSPLEPGNKGDKEENAYGLGSASGQEKEASSRRENTRSDRGMVLMNDSKIIDYRKGGTTVDNVDDHSSEGSYSCQGEWSRSKCNDGLVAIDQDTSSDRSKKRSPPVENASDGNKTDLDKNKKHNLREDGRETHYEDRRTERNTAADTSRYKCRDKTQSDRREEEPVGRNTRTSSREHSPERQRMDRGDSYPGTYNRQRCESLHSVNSPRSGDDRRQLSPCQSSFPLPEFGGDHSHLYPRDSQYRTSGRHNPPQYLGIPQYRPYTAASVAEHSAVCYRLSGGYGEGSRASRPVTDKYAPHLDRTNYQPRSQSDLQLQASRASRPVTDKYAPHLDRTNYQPRSQSDLQYDLRLVQALHNKNLV; encoded by the exons atgtctgatgatgatgatgatggagtgGAGCCACAAATTGAGGATGTCAATGGATACTACTTTGAGGATGGTGAAGGGGAACCTGTTTGTTTCAGTATCTTGCCTTTCCAGTTTGGTGAGAATGATAACGAGGCAGCTTTCTCCAGGAAGAATGTTTTTTTGCACGGATTTGCGGATAAAAGTCTTCGCGTGTACAAGGAGGTGGTAGCTTGGAAGATGAGGCTTGACAGTGAGCAGCCCAACATCTATGTGCTTTCTATTCAGCACAAGTGGATAAAGCTGTTGAAACCACGAAAATGCTATGGAGAGTTCGTTCGATCAATATTGATTACGGTGCAAATGCTCCACTTTGTTCGGAGAGGGGGGCAAAGAAGTTCTTTGAATCACCTTTgggatcaccttgatgaagtttTTGG TAAATACAATCCTAAACCTGCGGCGGATGACTTGATGAAGCACCATACCCTCATCAAGTTGTTTGTAGAGAAAGATCAAACATTGATGAAGTCAAAG ATTCTGCAAAGGCTTATTGAGAATGGCTTTGAGAGAACTAAAAAG GCCTTAGGTCTGGAAGCACAATTCATTGTTAGTGGTGGGCGGCATGTTAGAAAAAATGATGATAACAATTATGGTAACAAAGATGACAGTGGTGATGATTGCGATGATGGTGATGGTAGCagtgatgatggtgatgacagcagtgatgatgatgatgataacattgatgatgatgatgaaagcaGTGATGATGACGGTACTGATCAAATATGTGCGATATGTGATGATGGAGGAAAATTGCTTAG CTGTGAAGGTCCATGCAAGAGGTCTTTCCATCCCGCAGAGAAAGATGGCAGAGAATCTAAATGTGAAACTCTTGGTTACACTTCAGCAGAAGTAAAG AGAATTGGCACTTATCTATGTGCAAACTGCAAAAATAGGCAACACCAATGTTTTAGATGTGGAGAGCTTGAGCCATCCCATGGGCCAAATGCTAAG GTGTTTCAATGCAATCAAGCATCTTGTGGATATTTTTACCACCCTAAGTGCATTGCACAATTACTGGATCCTAATGCCACTGATGGAGCTTGTGAGTTGGAAAGAAGGATTATGGCGGGGATGTCATTTCCATGCCCCATACATTGGTGTTTCAAATGTGGACGCATGGAGAACAAGACTCAAAGAGCACTTCAGCTTGCAGTGTGTAGGCGCTGTCCAAGAGCATATCACAGGGAATGTTTTCCAAG GGAACTATCCTTAGGAGCAAAGGACAAGGATGTTAACCCACGTGCTTGGAAGCtttccaaaacaattttcatttACTGCCT AGATCATGAAATAGACAAGGATACTGGCGCAGCTAGTAGGAACCATATAAAATTTCCAACTACACCTGAATGCACCAAAACAAAAGAGCTTGGTAACAGCAAAGGCAGGATGACTGGCAAAAGGAGAAAGAACACTGACCAATCAACAAAACCTACAGAATTGTCAAACTGGTTGTGTGGAGCAGAAAGTGAGCAAGCTGACAATGTAGGTGCAAAAAGCACATCACCCCAGATTGTTGTAGAGCCTCACTGTGCAGCAAAGCTCTTGAAGGGTGATCCACAAATTGAACAATCTATTATTGGTGTTGCTGCTAGTCAAAATGGTGCAGAAACTATGAAAGGGCATGAAAAACAATTTGGCATTTCATCTTGTGTTCCAAGTACTGAAACAGAGAAGAG GGTAACATGTTTGGCAGGGACACCATATGATGGGCCATCAACCAAGGGCATGTCTGATTGTTCTGTTCAG GACACCCCTGTGGACAAGGATGTCGAGTTGGATAATGTGGCCTGCAGAATCACGGATGATAAATATGCCAATGGAAGAGAAAAAACACAAGAGGACTATACTAGAAAAGAAACTGGCCACCACAAAGACTCGAGTGAAAATCAAGGGCAGAATGATGTGCTAGAGCTAGACAACCTCTGGGTGGAGATACAAGCTGATGGAAGTCCATTAGAACCAGGAAACAAGGGAGACAAGGAGGAAAATGCATATGGACTCGGATCAGCTTCGGGACAGGAGAAGGAAGCCTCCTCCAGGAGAGAAAATACACGGTCAGATAGAGGGATGGTCCTCATGAACGACAGTAAAATAATTGATTACAGGAAGGGTGGGACGACAGTAGATAATGTTGATGACCACTCTTCAGAAGGAAGCTATTCGTGCCAAGGTGAATGGAGTCGTTCTAAGTGCAATGATGGTCTTGTAGCAATAGACCAGGATACATCAAGTGACCGGTCGAAAAAGAGAAGCCCACCTGTGGAAAATGCATCTGATGGCAACAAAACAGACTTGGATAAGAACAAGAAGCATAATCTCAGAGAAGATGGAAGAGAGACTCATTACGAAGATAGGAGAACTGAAAGGAATACAGCAGCAGACACATCTAGATACAAGTGCAGAGATAAGACCCAATCAGATCGAAGAGAAGAAGAGCCTGTGGGGAGAAATACTCGAACAAGTTCAAGGGAACATTCACCGGAAAGGCAAAGGATGGACCGCGGTGACAGTTATCCTGGAACCTATAATAGACAAAGATGTGAATCGCTGCACAGTGTTAATTCCCCAAGAAGTGGTGATGACAGGAGGCAGTTGAGTCCATGCCAGTCATCATTTCCTTTACCTGAATTTGGTGGTGACCATTCCCATTTGTACCCGAGAGATTCTCAATACAGAACCAGCGGGAGGCATAATCCCCCCCAATACCTGGGAATACCTCAATATAGACCCTACACGGCTGCCAGTGTGGCTGAACATTCAGCAGTGTGTTATCGGCTTTCTGGTGGTTACGGAGAGGGATCACGGGCTTCACGGCCAGTTACGGACAAGTATGCCCCACACCTTGACCGCACAAACTATCAACCAAGAAGCCAAAGTGACCTACAGCTACAGGCTTCACGGGCTTCACGGCCAGTTACGGACAAGTATGCCCCACACCTTGACCGCACAAACTATCAACCAAGAAGCCAAAGTGATCTACAATATGACCTGCGGCTTGTTCAAGCACTGCACAACAAGAATCTAGTTTGA